The following proteins are co-located in the Acinetobacter sp. NCu2D-2 genome:
- a CDS encoding class I SAM-dependent methyltransferase — protein MTQQLSQHRHISFTAHYTGYIWYKMGISHPVFATSKGKFLAKLVHPLESWAEKNVGGSMRTTLKQRHQMIDEHLSELIETHPDLQVLEIACGLSPRSWNFRQKYPEINYRELDLPDMAKTKTHALKMIDESSPEVLTGDIFSEELAQVFAVFDPSKPLVIISEGLINYFNLAMLETLLKGINQYGSQFSELHYLSDIYPEPVKNRLANFIWTCSKLLKFMSRSAFTFHFQSPQELKDFFQNTGFQIVEVKQPKLYFSEQPYSKTEEHLGDLVWMIHAAKKNSVS, from the coding sequence ATGACACAACAACTTTCACAGCATCGACATATCTCATTTACCGCTCACTATACCGGTTATATCTGGTACAAAATGGGGATTTCCCATCCTGTATTTGCCACATCCAAAGGTAAATTTCTTGCCAAACTCGTTCATCCTCTTGAGTCTTGGGCAGAAAAAAATGTCGGTGGCAGCATGCGCACCACATTAAAACAACGTCATCAAATGATTGATGAACATTTAAGTGAATTAATTGAAACTCACCCTGATTTACAGGTGCTCGAAATTGCTTGTGGTTTGTCTCCTCGGAGTTGGAATTTCCGCCAGAAATATCCTGAGATTAATTATCGAGAACTCGACCTGCCCGATATGGCAAAGACCAAAACACATGCCTTAAAAATGATTGATGAATCCTCCCCTGAAGTGCTAACAGGAGATATTTTTAGTGAGGAATTGGCTCAAGTCTTTGCAGTGTTCGACCCGTCTAAGCCTTTAGTGATTATTAGTGAAGGTCTCATTAACTACTTTAATTTAGCGATGCTTGAAACTTTACTGAAAGGGATTAATCAATACGGCAGTCAATTTAGTGAATTACATTACTTAAGCGATATCTATCCTGAGCCTGTCAAAAATCGTTTGGCAAACTTTATCTGGACCTGTAGTAAATTACTAAAATTTATGTCACGAAGTGCGTTTACTTTTCACTTCCAATCCCCTCAAGAATTGAAAGACTTTTTTCAAAATACAGGTTTTCAAATTGTAGAGGTTAAGCAACCCAAACTTTATTTTTCTGAGCAACCTTACTCAAAAACGGAGGAGCACCTCGGTGATTTAGTTTGGATGATTCATGCCGCGAAAAAAAACAGCGTCTCTTGA
- the nagZ gene encoding beta-N-acetylhexosaminidase, giving the protein MIGALMLDIAGTTLTQEDIELLAAPQVGGVILFGRNIESPAQVRALTNHMRQIRPDILIAVDQEGGRVQRLKQGFTLLPAMGRFGELYQQDQARALDLAEKCGWLMASEVLAVGIDFSFAPVLDLNDISDVIGDRSFATNIQDIILLASAFLKGMKRAGMASTGKHFPGHGSVKADSHVAAAVDSRSLDEIRQKDMQTFIQLQSQLDALMPAHVIYDQVDPNPAGFSKFWIQDILRKELGFDGVLFSDDLSMQAACVAGGADARIQAALKAGCDMGLVCNDRAAQCVALTGIQDLPLPNQERLERMRGQIPELTITADLNLGVEWQSIRDKILAFRNELN; this is encoded by the coding sequence ATGATTGGCGCATTGATGCTCGACATCGCAGGCACAACACTTACACAAGAAGATATTGAACTATTAGCGGCTCCGCAAGTCGGTGGCGTGATTTTATTTGGTCGCAATATCGAGTCGCCTGCTCAAGTACGCGCACTGACCAACCATATGCGTCAGATTCGTCCTGACATTTTAATTGCAGTTGACCAAGAAGGTGGGCGTGTCCAACGCCTGAAACAAGGCTTTACCTTGCTGCCAGCGATGGGGCGTTTTGGTGAGCTCTACCAACAAGATCAAGCCCGAGCTTTAGATTTAGCTGAAAAATGTGGTTGGTTAATGGCAAGCGAAGTCTTAGCTGTCGGTATTGACTTTAGTTTCGCGCCTGTACTGGATTTAAATGATATTAGCGATGTGATCGGTGACCGAAGTTTTGCCACCAATATTCAGGATATTATTCTATTAGCCAGTGCCTTTTTAAAAGGCATGAAACGTGCAGGTATGGCATCTACAGGCAAACATTTCCCAGGTCATGGTTCAGTCAAAGCTGATTCTCATGTTGCCGCAGCGGTAGATTCACGCAGTCTAGACGAAATTCGTCAAAAAGACATGCAGACCTTTATTCAGTTGCAAAGTCAACTTGATGCACTGATGCCTGCACACGTGATCTATGATCAAGTCGATCCAAACCCTGCGGGCTTCTCTAAATTTTGGATTCAGGACATTTTACGCAAAGAACTTGGTTTTGACGGCGTACTGTTTTCTGATGATCTCAGCATGCAAGCGGCATGTGTTGCAGGTGGTGCTGATGCACGTATTCAGGCTGCGCTTAAAGCTGGATGTGATATGGGCTTAGTTTGCAATGACCGTGCTGCACAATGTGTAGCATTAACAGGTATTCAAGATCTTCCTCTACCGAATCAAGAACGTCTAGAACGTATGCGCGGTCAAATCCCTGAATTAACCATTACCGCTGACTTAAATTTAGGTGTTGAGTGGCAAAGTATCCGCGATAAGATTTTGGCATTTCGAAATGAATTGAATTAA